One segment of Vibrio mimicus DNA contains the following:
- the lolD gene encoding lipoprotein-releasing ABC transporter ATP-binding protein LolD, which produces MNNLLRCHQVCKTYQEGDLQTQVLKGVSFELKRGELVSIIGSSGSGKSTLLHILGALDEASEGAVEFLGQPLHELSSNKQAKIRNQHLGFVYQFHHLLADFSALENVAMPLLIGGMNVAKAKAQAQRLLERVGLGHRLVHRPSELSGGERQRVAIARALVNKPDLVLADEPTGNLDHNTALSIYDLMRELNRESGTAFLVVTHDGELAAKMDRHMHMKDGLLTDVTGA; this is translated from the coding sequence ATGAATAACCTTTTACGTTGTCATCAGGTTTGCAAAACCTATCAAGAAGGCGATTTGCAAACTCAGGTTCTTAAAGGGGTAAGCTTTGAGCTAAAGCGAGGGGAGTTGGTCTCGATCATTGGATCTTCGGGGTCAGGAAAGAGCACTCTGCTGCATATTCTTGGTGCACTGGATGAGGCCAGCGAAGGGGCTGTGGAGTTTCTTGGTCAACCATTGCATGAATTGAGTTCAAATAAACAAGCTAAAATTCGTAATCAACACTTGGGGTTTGTGTATCAGTTTCATCATCTGCTTGCGGATTTTTCGGCTTTGGAAAATGTGGCGATGCCGCTGTTGATTGGTGGCATGAATGTGGCGAAGGCGAAAGCACAAGCCCAAAGGCTGCTTGAGCGAGTTGGTCTAGGGCACCGTTTGGTGCATCGTCCATCGGAGCTTTCTGGTGGTGAGCGGCAGCGTGTGGCGATTGCGCGAGCGTTGGTGAATAAACCTGATTTGGTTTTGGCAGATGAGCCGACAGGCAACCTCGACCATAACACAGCACTGTCGATTTATGATTTGATGCGCGAGTTAAATCGAGAGTCGGGAACGGCTTTTTTAGTGGTCACCCATGATGGTGAATTAGCGGCCAA